CTGCATAGATTCCTAAAGGTTGGTTCATATCGGTTATCAAAGCTGCAGCCTTTTTACCGTAGAGCTTACTAACTTCAACTAGGCCCTGAGCCAGTTCTTTAGCACTCTCCATATCCTTCATAAAGGCGCCACTTCCAACTTTTACGTCAAAAACTATCGCTTCAGTATTCACTGCTAACTTCTTACTGAGAATTGAAGAGACTATTAGGGGAATACTTTCAACCGTTGCTGTTGCATCCCTCAGGGCGTAAATCTTCCTGTCTGCCGGTGCAATCTCCTTTGTCTGGGCTGAAATTGAAAAGCCAAACCTTCTAACCACTTCCTCAATCTCTTCTGCTGAGAGCTCCACCTTCAATCCCGTACTCTCAAGCTTGTCTATAGTTCCTCCAGTAAATCCGAGGGCCCTTCCTGCAAGAAGTGGAGCCTTAAAACCCAGTTCTGCAAGAACGGGGGCTAGAACGATAGAGACCTTATCCCCTATTCCTCCTGTGCTGTGTTTATCAACTATTGGCCCTTCAAGGGAGAGCTCCACCGTTTTACCGCTCTTTAGCATTGCTTCTGTCATATGGAGAGTTTCGTCGTAGCTCATTCCCTTTAAGAAAACCGCCATAAGGAGGGCGGCCATCTGGTAGTCTGGCGTCTGGCCGAGAGTGTAGGATTTAACGGCAAAGGAAATTTCCTCTTTGGAGAGTTCAAAACCGTCCCGTTTCTTCTTAATAATCTCTTTAAAAATCATGGTTCACCTTAAATTAGGTTAAGACGAGAATTGCCTTGACCATTCCGTTAACGAGGGGGACTAATATCCAGTTGAGAATCGGGCTGATAACTAGAATTATCAGAATAATTGGACCGTAGGGCTCTACCTGTTTGTACTTTAAGTACAGGTTGTAAGGAAGAAAAGCCTCAAGGACTTTTGCTCCGTCAAGAGGTGGAATCGGAAGGAGGTTAAAAACTCCAAAGGCAACGTTGATGAAGAGGCTGTACTTGAGGATTAAGAATAGGGGCTGGGCTACGCCAACTGGAAGTAACTCAAAGGGAAAGTATTTTAGTAGGAGTGCTGAAACCAGGGCGCTTAAGAAGTTAGCCATCGGCCCTGCTATTGAAACTGCAACCTCTCCCCAGCGAGGTCCGAGCTTTCTAAAGTTCCTCGGATTTACCATTACAGGTTTAGCCCACCCGAACTTAACCAGCAGTAGGGCAACGAAACCTAAAATGTCAATGTGGGCAAGGGGATTCAGTGTGAGCCTTCCCTGAAGTTTTGGAGTAGGGTCTCCGAGTTTGTAGGCTACGATCCCGTGGGCAAACTCGTGGATAGTTATGGCCCAGAGAACTGCCGGTAGTGCTACTAAAAGGTCAAGTATCCAGTTTTCCAAGCCTTACCTCCTATGGAGAAATTTCTTCCTCCACAACTTCCCCGTAGGGTTCAACTTCTGTAAATATCTGTCCCTGAAACTTATAGAACTTACACCTTGGGTCAAGCCAGCAGTTTGGAGGAAGGCCCGCCTTCATACAGGTTTGAGATAGGAACTCTTCCTCGTTCCAGCCCCACTCTACGGGCACCTGAGGAAGGAGAAGTCCGCTTGCCATCCCACACCTTACTATAAGGCCGTCACGTCCAACCTTTATAGCCTTTGGAAGTTCTTCAGGTGGAACGTTAATTGGCTGAGGGGGAGTTAGAACTGTTACTTCAAAGGTTACGTGGGGGAGTTCCTCAGGCCTCATTGGGTAAAAGCGGGGGTCTCTCGTTGCGGCACTTATTGATGCATCAATAGTGGCTAGAACTAAGGGCATTATAGGCTCCGGATACCCTATACAGCCCCTAAGTTCCCTGCTTGGGTACCTCTTTATGGTTACGAAAACTCCCCTCTCTTCCCACAGTTCTTTAGGAGTGCTTGGTGGAGGTTCTACCTTAACTCCCCTCTTCAAGTACTCTTCAGCGGCCAGCCTTGCAAGTTTTACGAGGAACTCTCCCTTTTCAAGGTCAAGCAACATCTCTCCCTCCTTTTAAACTTTCTACTTTTTAAGAAATTCCAAACTGGAGGGAGTAGCAACCTTTTAAAGTCCTCTAAAGAGTGTCTTAAAGGTCCACATACCGAGGAAGGTTGCAGTTAAGCAGAGGAAGACGTTGAGGAGGACGTTTAAGAGGGCTCTCAAGTAAGCTCCCTCAAGGATTAAGATTGAAGTTTCATAGCTAAAAGTTGAGAAGGTCGTAAGGGCACCGAGGAAACCGGTTATTAACATTCCTTTGTACTGAGGAGCTATTATTTCCTCAAAAAGTAGGACAAAAAAACCTATTAGGAAACTTCCAAGGACGTTAACCGCTAAAGTTCCCACCGGAAACGGGACTTGAAAGTGCTTTTGAACTAGCCCTGAAATTAAAAAGCGGGCAATTGCCCCGAAGAAACCTCCTGTACCAATCCAGATTAAGGTGTTCACGCCTTAACCCCCGTTAACTCAACGAGTCTATCCGTTATGACCTCAAGCGCCTTATCCCTAGTCTGGTCAAAGTCAATGTTCTCAATTACCGGAGTATTCGTCTCCTTCGCCTTTTGGTAGAGGAAGTCTTGAATTCTCCTTATGGCCTTAAAGTTCTTCAGGTACTTTTTGCTCGTTCTCTGGGAGCTCCTCTCCCTTGACTTAAACCTGCTCTTATGCATCTCCTCGTCTAGAGTTGTAAGGAGTATGTGGACAACGTAAGCCTTATTCTTGAACTTATTCGCTATTCCAGGTATTAGGTGAATTCCCTCAACAACAAGGCTAACGTTCTCCTTAATCGCCCTGTTTATTACTGCCTCTATTCCAGTTAGGACCTTCTCGCTCTGGTCAAGGAAGCCGTAGATTACCCTCTCCTCCTTCGGAAGTTCTTTAAGGTAGGGAATCTCATCTCCAGCCCGGTAAGATGAGACGTGGAGGGAAGGGGAGAGCTCCTCTGAAACCATCTTCCTCATAACTTCCCTTATAGAGTCGGTTGAGGCTATCCTGTTAATCTCAAGGATTCCCGCAAGCTCTGCTGAGAGCCTTGACTTCCCGACTCCGGTTGCCCCTCCAATCAAAATTATTATCGGCTTATCAAACCTCTTAGCCTTCCTCCACAGGAGGTACCTCTGGGCAAACTCCTCACCTAACTTCTTCTTTAAGAGCTTTGCGGTAAGCTCCCTAAGTTCAGAGCGCTTGATGCGGAACAGCCCCCTCTTTACGAGGTAGTCGTAAACCTCTTTAGCAATCTCATAAGCTTCCTTAATATCAACGCCTGCAGAACGGATTGACGAGGCTAGTATTCCCCTTGAGAATGGGGAGAAGGACTTGCCACACTCCTCACATACTAAAACTTCCCTCTCCTTAACCAGCCTCTTATAGCGGTTTGCCACTTTCTTCCCGAACTGGGACTTTAAAACCTTATAGACGAGTTCAATAAGCTCCTCTGTAGTTATCGTCCCCTTAAACTTTTGAGCTACAAGGTCTGCAACCCTATAAGCATCCTCAACCGATAGTCCCACCTTAGTTAGTGAACGGACGAGAACGCCCCTAGAAAAGGGAAACTTCTCCCCTGAGCTCTCTACTACGAACCGTTTAGCCATTTTCTATACTTCCTCACCTCTTTTAAATGCTGATTATAGCTCCGGCTGAAGGTGTGTCCTCCACGGCCGTTTGCAACAAAGTAGAGGTAGTTTACATCTGCCGGGTATAGGGCTGCCTCAATTGAAGAGAGTGAAGGGTTGCAGATAGGTCCTGGCGGAAGGCCACTGTACAGGTAAGTGTTGTAGGGGGAATTTACGGTTAAGTCTTTATAAAGGAGCCTTTCCTTTTCAACTCCTTTCAGCTTTAAAGCGTAGATTACTGTCGGGTCACACTGAACTTTCATACCCCTTTTTAACCTGTTGTATATAACTGCTGCAATTAAGGGCCTCTCCTCTTTAAGTGAAGTCTCCTTCTCAACTATTGAAGCAACCGTAACTATCTTGATTAAATCAACGTCTTTAAGGGCTTTTTTAACCCTGTCAGGAGGAGTGTAGTTTTTAAAGAGTGGGTCAACTACACTGTGGAACCTGCTGACGGCCACCTTTAGAACTTCCCTGCAGGAACTCTCTCTGTTAACGAAGTAAGTATCTGGATATATAAATCCCTCAAGAGAGGGAACTTTAAGCCCTTTGAGGAAACTTTTGTCTTTTGATAGTTTTAGGACTTCCCCCTCTTTACAAAAACCCTTTTGAGATAAGAGTTTATCAACTTCAAAGATGTTAGAGCCGGGAACTATCGTAAATGACTTTAAGCACGGCCTACCTTCTGTTAGTTCCTTTAAAACTTCAACCGGTGAGAGTTTCCCTTTTATGTCGTAACAGCCGCTCTTTACCTCTATTCCCTTATACCTTCCAAAGTAGTACAGAAGGGTCGGCTCATCAGTAACCCCTTCCTTTGAGAGCCTATCTACCACTTCTTTTAGCGTCTCTCCCCTCTTTACCTCAAAGTGGAGGGAGACGTATCGTTCTTTAAAGAGCTCTTGCCTTACGTAGAGGAAGGAAAGAGCAACCCCTATTAGGAGGAGGAAAACTATGAACTTCTTCAAGAGAGCTCCCTCATTGTACACATTAGGCGCTGAAAGGCCGTAAAGTTCGTGAGGACGGCGAGGACACTTAAAGTCGGAAGTAGGTACCCCGTGAAAAGGGCAAAGAGGAGGATGAAGAACCTCTCAGGCCTCTCAACTAAGCCGACTTTACAGTCAACCCCCAGTGATTCCGCCCTTGCCCTTGCGTAGCTGGTCGCATAAGAGCCTGCAATAGTTAAAAGGGTTAAAACTAGGAGAAGGGAATCCTGATTAACGTGGGCAAAGTAGCATACTCCTGCAAGGGGGAAGAAGTCTGAGTACCTATCAAGGAAGGAGTCTAGAAAAGCTCCAAAAGAGCTCTTCCTCCCCGAAACCCTCGCCAAAATCCCGTCTAACGTATCACAGAGGCCTGAAAGTGTGAAAAGGAGAGCTCCTGAAAGAACTTCTCCAACTCCAATGAGTATTCCAGATAGTAGGGAGAGAATAAATCCTAAAAAGGTAATGGCGTTAGGAGTAACCCCTATACTTTCTAAATTCTGGGCTAAAGGCCTTAGGAGCTCCTGAGTTTTGGCCTTAATGTTCGTAGAGCTTATCATCTTCCCTTCTTCGCTTTTAAACTTAATTGGAATTATATTAACTGTTCATTGTAATTTACTACTTAAGGAAATAATTTAATTTTAAGGTTCAAGGGAGGAGAGAGATGGAAAAAGGATTAACGAAAGAAGAGCTTATGGAGCTCATGGCAATCCTCATGGAAGAGGAGGGTTTTGAAATCTACGAACCTGAAGCAGAGGGAGAGGAGTACCTTCCCGACTTCCTTGCAGTCTATGAGAACGAGGAGGGCGAGAGGCAACAGGTTGCAGTTCAGGTTGAAGACTGCAACACCTTAAACACCGAAGAGGCCGAGAAAAAGGCAAAGGCGATCGCAGAGCACTGCCGCCGTTCAGGAGAGGGATTTATATTCGTTGTTCCTATTGAGTGTGAGGAGGAAGGTAGCAGGAAGTTCGAAGAGTGGGGGCTTTCGGACGTTGCAGAGTTTATTCCAATAGGGATTGAGTTTGAAGAGGAGGAAGAGGAAGAGTAGTGGAGAGGTACTACTCCTACTCTAAGTATTTAAAGGAAACCTTCGGAGAGAAGGTCTTTAGAATAACGGTAGATGCAGGCTTTACCTGTCCCAACCGTGACGGAACGAAGGGAAAAGGTGGCTGCATCTACTGCTATTCAGGCTCAGAGTACAGGCCTGAAAAGAGAGCTCTCAGCGTAAGGGAGCAGATAAGGGAAGGAATGGAGAGGGTAGGCCGCCGCTACGGGGCTAAGAAGTTCCTTGTCTACTTTCAGGCCTACACAAACACCTACGCTCCCGTTAACGTTCTGAAGGAGCTCTACGACACTGTAAGGGAGTTTAAAGAAGTTGTTGGTTTCATAGTCGGAACGAGGCCCGACTGCGTTCCCGATGAAGTCCTTCAGCTCCTTAGCTCCTATACAGATAAATACCTGGTTTGGCTTGAGCTTGGCCTTGAGAGCTCCCACTTTAAGAGTTTAAGGTTCATGAACAGAGGGCACGGAGTTTCAGACTTCGTTGATGCAGTCTTAAGGGTAAGGAACTACCCTGAGATAAAGCTCTGTGTCCACACAATCTTAGGCCTTCTAACTGAAGACTACAAAGACATGATGGAAACTGCCGATTTTATAGCCTCTCTAAGGCTTGATGGAGTAAAGATTCATCCCTTACACGTTATTGAGGGGACAGAACTTGCAAGGATTTATAAGGAAAAGCCCTTTAAGTTACTAGAGCTTGAAGAGTACGTAAAACTCGTTGTTGACTTTATAGAGAGGCTCCCGGAAAGTACGGTAATTCAAAGAATGACCGGGGAAGCTCCACCTGATATTCTAATCGGCCCTTCATGGTGCACCCAGAGGGAAAAGCACAGGGTGATAGAGGAAATAAGAAGGGAGTTTGAATGGAGAGATACCTACCAGGGAGCAAAGTGCCGTTTTAAGGGGGAAGTTTGCAGAGGAAGGTAGCCCTAATAACCGCCTGTGGGGGAAAGAAGGAGGATAAACCGGAAGTTGCAGGAAGGCTCTATAAGAGCGCAAGGATAAGGCACCTATACAGGCGCTCAAAGGAGCTCGGAGTTCCCTTCTTTATTCTGAGTGCTCAGTACGGCCTGGTTCCTGGAGATGAAGTAATTAAACCTTATGAAAGGGTAATGAACCCTCAAAGGTGTAAAGAACTAAAAAAACAGATAGTTAAAGTCTTAAAGGATTTTGATGCAATTGTTTACTTTAGAGGAGGAGCAAGGAAAGACTACTACGACTGCCTCAAAGAGGCTGCAGAGGAAGCAGGAGTTGAGTTTCTCTCCTTCGGAAGGGGAAATATGAAGGGAATAGGCCTTCTTCCCAAAGTTCTGAGGGAGGCTGGTTTTGGGATTTCTAAGTAAGGATGAGTTCTTTGAAGTAGTAGAGGAGATTTCGGGTAAGAGGTTAAACAAAAACCAGAAGAAGGCAATCTCCTATCCTCTAAAACCCCTAAAGGTCGTTGCAGGTCCAGGTTCTGGAAAAACTGAAGTTTTAGTTTTGAGAGCTCTCTACTTTATGACGGTTAAAAACCTTCCTCCAAAGTCGATTTTCTTAGTTTCATTTACGCGTAAAGCAGCAAATGAGCTCCTATCAAGGATTGTCTCCTACTGTGGGAAGTTAAAGGAGATTAACCGCTCTATTTCCCTTGAACCTTACGAGCTATACTGCGGAACCCTACACTCCTTGGCAGCAAGGGTTATGGACGAGTTCCAGTACGGGAAGTACGAAAAGTACAGGCTCATAAGCGATTTTGAGAGACAGCTCTTCATATACAGGGAATTCTCAGAAGAGATAGAAAGGGGAGAGGGCCCCTTCTTTGAGGCCTTTAAAAGAGAGGATGATACTCCCTTAAGCAGGCTCTCCCTCCTTTCCTTCCTCTTTGACTTCCTCACTCAGAACATGGTTTCAGAAGAGAGTCTTAAAGAGAGCTCCAACGAGGTCTTAGCTCAAGCGGGAAATCTTTACTCAAAGTACGTAAAAGTTGCAAAGAATAACCGCTTCTTAGACCACTCACTCCTTGAGAGGATGTTCTACAAGTTTTTAAAGAGTGAGGAGGGGAAGCTCTTTCTAAACGGAGACGGTAGTGATTACTTTCCGGGAATTAAGGCAGTTTTGGTTGATGAGTATCAGGATACAAACCCGATTGATGAGAAAATCTACTTTAAGCTTGCAGAGGGCAGTAAAAACCTTACGGTTGTCGGTGATGACTACCAGGCCTTATACAGGTTTAGGGGAGCAGTAGTTGAGTGTTTCATCAATTTTGAGAGAAGGTGTAAAAAAGCTTTATTAAAAAATTCCAAGGAAAACCCTGGAACCGTTAAGCTCCTTGAAAACTACCGTTCAGATAAGTCAATAGTCGCATTTATAAACTACTTTATGAAAAAGCACAGGAAGAATAAGGAGTTCTCAGAGACGTGGAAAAAACTCTCAACGGATAAAAAGGTCCTATGGAACTCAGGAATAGACTCATTCTCTGAGCTAAAAGGGGCAGTATTTGAAGTTAAGGGAAGCAACGAGCTCCTAGCCGACTTTACAGCTAAACTTGTAAAGTCCTTAAAGGATAGGGGAGTAATTGAGGACTACTCAGACGCCGTTCTCCTCCTTCCCAGCACGAGAGAGAAAGACTATGAGGGCAAGAAAACATTAGCAGCCCTTATTAGAGAGAAGTTTGAAGAGGAAGGAATAGGCGTTTACAACCCACGCTCAAAGGCCTTTAAGGAGAGGAAAGAGGTTTACACAACCGTTAGAGCTCTCCTTAGAATCGTTCCCCCTCATACCTCTATGGATAACGAGCTCCTATTAAACCTTAAAGCTGGAAAGGAAGATTCCTCTTTTCCGCAAGACCTTTTGGAGGAACTAAAGAGAGGTCTTTTAAAGGGGGAACTCTCAATACTTGAAGCCTTTTATAGGCTAATTCCCCCTTTAATAGGAGAATTTAAAAAGCTAACTGAGATTGAAAAGTTTAACCTTGCAAGGCTGAGTCAGCTCATTTCGGCAGTTGAGAATTTGGCAAGGAAAGAGATTGATAAGTTTGAGGACCTTGAGGAAAAGTTAAGAGAGCTCTCAGAGGAGCTTTCCCTTGATGTTAAAGAGCCTGAAGGTCTAAGTAGTGAGGAAAGGGAAAGGTGGCTGAGACTTATA
This genomic stretch from Thermovibrio guaymasensis harbors:
- a CDS encoding thymidine phosphorylase, with amino-acid sequence MIFKEIIKKKRDGFELSKEEISFAVKSYTLGQTPDYQMAALLMAVFLKGMSYDETLHMTEAMLKSGKTVELSLEGPIVDKHSTGGIGDKVSIVLAPVLAELGFKAPLLAGRALGFTGGTIDKLESTGLKVELSAEEIEEVVRRFGFSISAQTKEIAPADRKIYALRDATATVESIPLIVSSILSKKLAVNTEAIVFDVKVGSGAFMKDMESAKELAQGLVEVSKLYGKKAAALITDMNQPLGIYAGNALEVRESYEALSGKISQDLLEVVSSLTGALYFLTGRGSFEKGKREAERVIREGKALKRFKEWVEYLGGNPYPEVKAKKLEVRAPYSGYVAGINGEELGWLIVELGGGRKRAGEEIDYSVGLSFSKKVGDRVEEGELIGEIYCNSGSKKEFIEKFLSAYTFSDEPTQKLKLIKEFIT
- a CDS encoding site-2 protease family protein; this encodes MENWILDLLVALPAVLWAITIHEFAHGIVAYKLGDPTPKLQGRLTLNPLAHIDILGFVALLLVKFGWAKPVMVNPRNFRKLGPRWGEVAVSIAGPMANFLSALVSALLLKYFPFELLPVGVAQPLFLILKYSLFINVAFGVFNLLPIPPLDGAKVLEAFLPYNLYLKYKQVEPYGPIILIILVISPILNWILVPLVNGMVKAILVLT
- a CDS encoding TIGR00296 family protein → MLLDLEKGEFLVKLARLAAEEYLKRGVKVEPPPSTPKELWEERGVFVTIKRYPSRELRGCIGYPEPIMPLVLATIDASISAATRDPRFYPMRPEELPHVTFEVTVLTPPQPINVPPEELPKAIKVGRDGLIVRCGMASGLLLPQVPVEWGWNEEEFLSQTCMKAGLPPNCWLDPRCKFYKFQGQIFTEVEPYGEVVEEEISP
- the crcB gene encoding fluoride efflux transporter CrcB, producing MNTLIWIGTGGFFGAIARFLISGLVQKHFQVPFPVGTLAVNVLGSFLIGFFVLLFEEIIAPQYKGMLITGFLGALTTFSTFSYETSILILEGAYLRALLNVLLNVFLCLTATFLGMWTFKTLFRGL
- a CDS encoding ATP cone domain-containing protein, which encodes MAKRFVVESSGEKFPFSRGVLVRSLTKVGLSVEDAYRVADLVAQKFKGTITTEELIELVYKVLKSQFGKKVANRYKRLVKEREVLVCEECGKSFSPFSRGILASSIRSAGVDIKEAYEIAKEVYDYLVKRGLFRIKRSELRELTAKLLKKKLGEEFAQRYLLWRKAKRFDKPIIILIGGATGVGKSRLSAELAGILEINRIASTDSIREVMRKMVSEELSPSLHVSSYRAGDEIPYLKELPKEERVIYGFLDQSEKVLTGIEAVINRAIKENVSLVVEGIHLIPGIANKFKNKAYVVHILLTTLDEEMHKSRFKSRERSSQRTSKKYLKNFKAIRRIQDFLYQKAKETNTPVIENIDFDQTRDKALEVITDRLVELTGVKA
- the mltG gene encoding endolytic transglycosylase MltG; this translates as MKKFIVFLLLIGVALSFLYVRQELFKERYVSLHFEVKRGETLKEVVDRLSKEGVTDEPTLLYYFGRYKGIEVKSGCYDIKGKLSPVEVLKELTEGRPCLKSFTIVPGSNIFEVDKLLSQKGFCKEGEVLKLSKDKSFLKGLKVPSLEGFIYPDTYFVNRESSCREVLKVAVSRFHSVVDPLFKNYTPPDRVKKALKDVDLIKIVTVASIVEKETSLKEERPLIAAVIYNRLKRGMKVQCDPTVIYALKLKGVEKERLLYKDLTVNSPYNTYLYSGLPPGPICNPSLSSIEAALYPADVNYLYFVANGRGGHTFSRSYNQHLKEVRKYRKWLNGS
- a CDS encoding CDP-alcohol phosphatidyltransferase family protein, which codes for MISSTNIKAKTQELLRPLAQNLESIGVTPNAITFLGFILSLLSGILIGVGEVLSGALLFTLSGLCDTLDGILARVSGRKSSFGAFLDSFLDRYSDFFPLAGVCYFAHVNQDSLLLVLTLLTIAGSYATSYARARAESLGVDCKVGLVERPERFFILLFALFTGYLLPTLSVLAVLTNFTAFQRLMCTMRELS
- a CDS encoding TIGR01212 family radical SAM protein (This family includes YhcC from E. coli K-12, an uncharacterized radical SAM protein.), with translation MERYYSYSKYLKETFGEKVFRITVDAGFTCPNRDGTKGKGGCIYCYSGSEYRPEKRALSVREQIREGMERVGRRYGAKKFLVYFQAYTNTYAPVNVLKELYDTVREFKEVVGFIVGTRPDCVPDEVLQLLSSYTDKYLVWLELGLESSHFKSLRFMNRGHGVSDFVDAVLRVRNYPEIKLCVHTILGLLTEDYKDMMETADFIASLRLDGVKIHPLHVIEGTELARIYKEKPFKLLELEEYVKLVVDFIERLPESTVIQRMTGEAPPDILIGPSWCTQREKHRVIEEIRREFEWRDTYQGAKCRFKGEVCRGR
- a CDS encoding DUF6884 domain-containing protein codes for the protein MQRKVALITACGGKKEDKPEVAGRLYKSARIRHLYRRSKELGVPFFILSAQYGLVPGDEVIKPYERVMNPQRCKELKKQIVKVLKDFDAIVYFRGGARKDYYDCLKEAAEEAGVEFLSFGRGNMKGIGLLPKVLREAGFGISK
- a CDS encoding DEAD/DEAH box helicase, which codes for MGFLSKDEFFEVVEEISGKRLNKNQKKAISYPLKPLKVVAGPGSGKTEVLVLRALYFMTVKNLPPKSIFLVSFTRKAANELLSRIVSYCGKLKEINRSISLEPYELYCGTLHSLAARVMDEFQYGKYEKYRLISDFERQLFIYREFSEEIERGEGPFFEAFKREDDTPLSRLSLLSFLFDFLTQNMVSEESLKESSNEVLAQAGNLYSKYVKVAKNNRFLDHSLLERMFYKFLKSEEGKLFLNGDGSDYFPGIKAVLVDEYQDTNPIDEKIYFKLAEGSKNLTVVGDDYQALYRFRGAVVECFINFERRCKKALLKNSKENPGTVKLLENYRSDKSIVAFINYFMKKHRKNKEFSETWKKLSTDKKVLWNSGIDSFSELKGAVFEVKGSNELLADFTAKLVKSLKDRGVIEDYSDAVLLLPSTREKDYEGKKTLAALIREKFEEEGIGVYNPRSKAFKERKEVYTTVRALLRIVPPHTSMDNELLLNLKAGKEDSSFPQDLLEELKRGLLKGELSILEAFYRLIPPLIGEFKKLTEIEKFNLARLSQLISAVENLARKEIDKFEDLEEKLRELSEELSLDVKEPEGLSSEERERWLRLITSRLLSFVEFYRSFLPLLIGGEVDQEELPGVPPSYFPLMTIHQSKGLEFPIVLVGEVDGVSSDMRLSKFEDLFKDFLPYRVENSWERSAIDAVKKFFVAYSRAIYALVILIKDRIDYDEKRPWKSAAFPGFDHDGNSKFKNLFIKRLESEAGKDS